AACCCCAGGTGGTCTTACCATTTGGATCCCGCCACGATCGCCTTCTTCCCCATGGCCATTGAAGTGTGTGATGCCAACATGGGGTACGTCGAGGAGCACCTGGACGAGGCCTGTGGTGCTTTCCTCCCGGGCTGCCACTGGTGTCCGTGGGATTCCAAGCTGGTGAGGGAAGTCACGCCCTGATCTTTGAAAGACTTGCATCCACGAATCGGGAGCATGACATGGGAAAGACGACAGGGACTGCGCAGTTCGCCGATGCGCCACCCGGAGATGATTTCTACACGCCGCCCAGCCCTCTCTTGGGGACGCACGGTGATGTGATCTGGAGGCGGCCGCTCAGTGGGATTGCCGCGCTGAAGGCGGCGGGCACCAACGAGCTGGTGCTCTACCGCTCGGACGCGGCCGACGGAGCGCCGATCGCGGTCTCGGGGATCATCGCGCTGCCGAAGACACCGGCACCCGCGGGGGGCTACCCCGTGGTCAGCTGGGCACACGGAACGCTGGGCCTCGGTGACAAGTGGGCGCCGTCTCGGGACTCGGAGGCCATCGCCGCCGAGCAGCCAGAGCATCACGCCATCAACCAGGCCCCCCATGTCCTGCTCAACGCGCTGCTGGAGCAGGGCTTCGCCGTGGTGATGACGGACTTCGAGGGGATGGGGACGCCGGGGTCTCATCCCTACCTGCTCGGCGTCTCCGAGGCGCGTGGCGTGCTCGACATCGTGCGCGCCGCGCGGCAGCTGTACCCGGAGATCTCGAACCGGTTCGTGATCGCCGGACACTCCCAGGGCGGTCAGGGGGCGCTGTTCGCGGCGCACCTCGCCGCGAGCTGGACACCGGAGCTTCAGTTGCACGGGGTCGCGGCGCTCGCGCCGGCGTCACACGTCACGGACATCCTCCTCGAGGGCAGCCGCTACCCCAAAGAGTTCCCAGGCTTCGCCTTCACTCCGCTCCTGCTGACCGGCGCGATTGTAGGCGCCAAGGCAAGCGGCCGTCCGATCGACCCGCGGAAGATCCTCACCGACAGGGCGTTTGCGTTGTTCGAGGTCTCCGGCGACAAATGCCGTGTCGAGCTCAGCGATGACAAGCTCTGGGGGGGCATCCCCGGCACCGAGCAGTTCCGAGGGAATCTGACCGACGAGCCCAACGAGGATCAGAAGGAGTTCCTGCGTCAGCTCGACCTCACCAACCCCGCGCTCACCATCCCCTGTCCGATTCGTATCTCGCATGCCCAGCCGGACCCACGCATCGCCATCGCCGACAGCCACAAGCTTGTCGAGGAGCTGACGGGGCTCCGTAACGACATCACGTATCGAATCTACCGCGAGGTGGCTGACCACTTGGTGGGCCCTCACTTCGGCGTCATCGCCACGGATACGCCCGCCCTCTCCGCCTGGGTCCGGCTGCAGCTGGGCAGCTGAACTCAGTGCACAGCCCCTTGAGACGGGGCGAGGGGGAGCGTGACGGTGAAGCAAGTCCCGTTCTGGTACGAGCTCGTGACCGTCACCTTCCCTCCGTGCGCTTCAGCAAAGCCTCTGACCAGGAGCAACCCCAGTCCCCATCCCTTGTGGCCGCTGTCCGTCGCGGACCTCGAGCGGTGAAATGGCTCGAAGATGGTCTGCAACTCGCCCTCGGGGATCGGGTTGCCTTGATTCTTCACCCGAAGCGCCACGGTGTCCTGGCTCCGATCGAGCAACACTTCGATGGGAGTCTCCGGTGCTCCGTACTTTGCCGCGTTCGACGCCAGGTTCTCGATGATCCGGCGGAGCCCGTTCGGGTCCGCGAACATCGGGATCGAGCCTTCCGACTTCAGGACGAAGCGATCCCGATGAACCTCCGCGAGCTCCTGGAGTGTCTCAGCCGTGAGCTCCTGGAGGTCGCAGGCGCTCTGCTTCAGCGACACCAGCTTTCCTGCTCGGATGGTGCTCGCATCCAGCAAGTCCTGGATCATGCGCTCCGCGCGGTCCAGACTTTGGGAGACGCGCGTCACCGCCGTCTGGACGGTAGGCAGCTCCGCGTGGCGTCTCCCGAGCAGCTGCAGCTGCAGCTTGGATGACGTCATGGGCGTGCGCAGATCATGGGTCAGCGCCGCGACGAAGGTCTCCCGGAGACGCTGCTCGGCTTTCAGCTTTTGGATCTGCTCGCGGAGGTGGATCTCCGTCATGATGGAAGCGGTCAGCTCTTTCATGACCGTGAGATCCTGCTCGGTCCACTCGCGCACCTTGGGTTCGATGGCGCAGAAGGTCCCCAGCACGTGTCCGTCAGGGTTGATCAACGGAAGCACGATGATGGCAACGATTCCCCAGGGGCCGGTCGACGGGTGGATTCTCAGGAAGGGGTCGGCCAAAGCGTTCGACGAGATGATCGACTCGCCCTCGAGCGTGTAGCGGCAAAGAGAGGCATCGATCGGGAGCGTTCGAGTCTCCTTGAACGGCGAGGGGAGGCCGAAATCCGCTTTGAAGAACTGTCTGTCAGCATCCACCAGGGAAAAGATGGTCAACGGAACATGCAGGAGCTGGGCTGCCAGGCGCGCCAGCCGATCAAAGGCTTCTTCACGAGGCGTGTCCATCAGCCCCGTGTCCTGGATCGCCTGCAGACGGTTGGGGTCGACAAGGCGCACGTTGCACGTCTGCGTCCGCTGGGTTGCTACTGGATCGAGTTCGCCCAAGAACTTCATGCTGGGACCTTAACCGATGGCAGGGGCTCACTCAGCAGGTAAGCTGCCAGGCCTCAGCCTCGTTGCCCACTGAACGTGGGGCACCTCTTCGAGGGCTTCACGGGCTTCGTAGGGGGCACCGAGCGCCGCAAGGCCCGCTCGAAGCTCCGCCTCCAGGGCCGCTGCCGAAGGGTCGTGGTCCTCCGCGTGGCGCTGGAGCAGCTGGCGGAGGATGGAGCGCAGCGGCTCGGTGATTGGATCTTTGTTGAATTGACAAGCGACGGGGCTTGGTAGAGGGCCGGTCCGGCCTGTGATACGGAATACCCCATGACCTCAGCGCGCTCCACGCTGCTCGTGGTGGACGACGACCCTTCGGTCCTTCGCAGCCTCGAGCGCATGTTCCAGGTGGAAGGGTATGCCGTGGAGTGCTTTGCCCATCCGCGCCAATTGCTGGCACGGGGAGCAGGCTCTGGGCCCCTGTGCGTGGTGATGGACCTGCGCATGCCGGAGCTCAACGGGCTGGAGCTTCAGGAGGAGCTTCACCGGCAGGGCTTCCGGCACCCCATCATCTTCATCAGCGGGCACGGGGACATCCCCGCCGCCGTGAAGGCCATGAAGGCCGGGGCCGTGGATTTTCTGCCCAAGCCGTTCAGCTCCGCGGACCTGCTGGCTGCCGTGGAGCGCGCACTGGCCCAGGAGCGCGAGGCCATGGCTCGGGCCCAGGAGCACGAAGTCCTGCGGGCCCGGTTCTCCGCGCTGTCCCCTCGCGAGTGGCAGATCTGCCAGTTCGTGGCGCAAGGGCTGCTCAACAAGCAGATCGCCGCTGAGCTCGGCACTGCCGAGCAGACAGTCCGTCTTCAGCGCAGCCGTGTCATGGAGAAGCTGGCCGTGGGCTCGGTGGCGGAGTTGGTGCGGCTCCTGGAGCAGCTCAACTCACGGGCCTGACCGGTCGCCAAACCTACGGTTTCTACTGAGAAACGGTATTCCCGTCAATTCAACACAAACTCTATATCCAGGCTCGGTTGAGTTCTTTACGCTGAGTGCGTGTTGCCCCTCTCCGAAGTACGCCGTCCCTGCTGCGTGAGCCAGCGCTGCTCCCGAGTTCCGTGATGACGAAGGACTGGCCCAGTGCGGCAGAGACCGACTTGACGTTGGTGAGGGGGGAAGGCCGCGAACCGGCCGCGCGCAGCAGGAGGATTCCTCCGTCCCTCACCATCCGGTTCCAGGAACTCCAGTTTGCCGGCGAAGGCGCAATGGGGACGGTCTACCGGGCGGTGGATCCCCAGCTAGGGCGCCCCATCGCGCTCAAGCTCCTCAAGAGCGATGATCCGGTGCTCTGCCGGAGGTTCATCGCCGAGGCGCGGGCCCAAGCCCGTATCGAGCACGAGCACGTGTGCTCCGTCTATGAGGCCGGGCTGGCGGAGGGTGAGCCCTACATCGTGATGCAGTACATCGACGGCGAG
The DNA window shown above is from Hyalangium minutum and carries:
- a CDS encoding alpha/beta fold hydrolase → MGKTTGTAQFADAPPGDDFYTPPSPLLGTHGDVIWRRPLSGIAALKAAGTNELVLYRSDAADGAPIAVSGIIALPKTPAPAGGYPVVSWAHGTLGLGDKWAPSRDSEAIAAEQPEHHAINQAPHVLLNALLEQGFAVVMTDFEGMGTPGSHPYLLGVSEARGVLDIVRAARQLYPEISNRFVIAGHSQGGQGALFAAHLAASWTPELQLHGVAALAPASHVTDILLEGSRYPKEFPGFAFTPLLLTGAIVGAKASGRPIDPRKILTDRAFALFEVSGDKCRVELSDDKLWGGIPGTEQFRGNLTDEPNEDQKEFLRQLDLTNPALTIPCPIRISHAQPDPRIAIADSHKLVEELTGLRNDITYRIYREVADHLVGPHFGVIATDTPALSAWVRLQLGS
- a CDS encoding GAF domain-containing sensor histidine kinase, producing MKFLGELDPVATQRTQTCNVRLVDPNRLQAIQDTGLMDTPREEAFDRLARLAAQLLHVPLTIFSLVDADRQFFKADFGLPSPFKETRTLPIDASLCRYTLEGESIISSNALADPFLRIHPSTGPWGIVAIIVLPLINPDGHVLGTFCAIEPKVREWTEQDLTVMKELTASIMTEIHLREQIQKLKAEQRLRETFVAALTHDLRTPMTSSKLQLQLLGRRHAELPTVQTAVTRVSQSLDRAERMIQDLLDASTIRAGKLVSLKQSACDLQELTAETLQELAEVHRDRFVLKSEGSIPMFADPNGLRRIIENLASNAAKYGAPETPIEVLLDRSQDTVALRVKNQGNPIPEGELQTIFEPFHRSRSATDSGHKGWGLGLLLVRGFAEAHGGKVTVTSSYQNGTCFTVTLPLAPSQGAVH
- a CDS encoding response regulator transcription factor is translated as MTSARSTLLVVDDDPSVLRSLERMFQVEGYAVECFAHPRQLLARGAGSGPLCVVMDLRMPELNGLELQEELHRQGFRHPIIFISGHGDIPAAVKAMKAGAVDFLPKPFSSADLLAAVERALAQEREAMARAQEHEVLRARFSALSPREWQICQFVAQGLLNKQIAAELGTAEQTVRLQRSRVMEKLAVGSVAELVRLLEQLNSRA